The genomic segment GTGAATTCCTTCTTCTTGATAGAGGTTTGCATTCACGCGCTGGTGGGCAGAAAAGCCAAGGTCAACCCCGTCTTTTACGTCCGGTGTGGACGAGTAGTCACACGCTGATTTCTCGGCACGCAGGCGCAGGATCGCCATGGCGAGCAAGTCAGCGATTTCTTGTTGGGGAGGGCGCGGCCGGTCGGCATTCGCGCAGAAGGAAGGTTTGTCGATTTGCATGGCAGGCTTTCATGTGGAAAACGCTGCTTATGCTATGGACAGGGGGTGCTCCGCGTAACGTGTTTTAGCGGAGATCAGAGCGATTGAGCGCCAGATGCCAATCAAGCCCTGCCGCTGCCATGCGAGCCGAATTGGTCAAAGCTGTCGACGGTTTCCTCGTCCTGCCACGACCGATCCCATGATCTTGGCGCCGCGCTCTCAAGCAGCAGTAGCGACAGGATCCGATCACGCGCACCGTACGTGTGCTTGAACTCGGTCAGCGTGATGTCGGCGGATTCGTCTGGACACCATACGTCGGCCGGCATGTCGATGCCGTTCCATTCTTGCGCAATATCTGGGTCAGCGGCCAGCGTTTCCGGCAACGGTTCTTGCGGGTCATCCGTGCGCCGGATACGTGCCCGCGTCTTGATGGCGCTGCTGCTACGCCACTCGTACTTGGCGAATCCGTTGTCCCAATAGACCAGGATCGCGCGCTGCGGCGTGAACTTGATGAACCGGATGCACAGGGACTCGAACGACACCTGGAAGCGTTTGGCAAGAGCGCTGAGGATGTGCAGATCAATGCGCCGGTCGGAAATCGCGTCGCGCAGCAGGTCGCCAGGAATCAACAGGTTGCTGGCAAAGTCATCTGCCTCGCGCTCGATGTTGCGCAGGAGGTCTGCACCGGAGAAGACGCTTTCTTTGTCACAGCTAAAGCTGGGGCGCTGGCCACGGTGCAAGACGAAGTGGCCCAGCTCATGGGCGATGGTGAACCGCTGGCGCTCGGCGGGTGACTTGCCGTTGAAGAAGATGCCCCACTCGGTGTCATCCTGTGGGTTGCGCACCAGCATGCCTTCGCAGCTGGCCAGGCCATGCGCCATCGGCGCCTTGATTTCGCGAACGCCCTGACCGTAGGGGGTGTCCGGCAGCATCTGGCGGACGAGGTCCAGATCAATGGCGTCAGGTGCAGACCCTTGGTGCCATGCGCGCATCCATTTGTGGATGTTGTTGGCCGCGATGGAGCCGGTGAGGGCCTGCCCTGTGCTCATAGCTCAGTCTCCGCTTTTGCCCTTGTCGGGGAACGCGATCTGGAGCAGTTGCCGGTAACGGTCTTTCTCCTCATCGGTCATGCCGGCGTACTCGCGGAAAAACTGGACATCTTCGGGGCTGGCTTCAGGCACTGCCTGCAAGGGCTCACCCATGACGTCTTCCATCGTCACGCCCAGCACCTTGGCCAACCCGCGCACCCGCTCGGCGGATGGACGCTGGCCTTCCTTCATTTCCAGTTCCCAGATGTAAGCCTTGGTGCAGCCGACGGCGTCGGCTACCTGCTGGAGGGTCAGCCCCTTCGCCTCACGCAAGCGCCGCAGGCGTGCTCCGAATGCCGAAGCCATGGCGATGCTCCTGTGTGTTCAATGTTTGGACTTTTTTAGTATAGCAGCGAGACACCAATGTCCGCCAGATGTGCTGAACAGATTGACAAGCGGAAATACGCGGGACACAATCGCCCTGTATCACGTTACTTTACTTGTACGCGATATCCGTTTAGTAACTTAGTCGCCGGCTAGCGCACCAAGACTTCGGTCCGCAGACCTCCGACACCTCCTCGGAAAGGACCGCCAACATGAAAAAAACCTGGATCGACCTGCTGTGTGAGTTGCCCGTGGACGCCACCTTGCGTGAGTTCCTGACGGGCCATGGGCTGCAGATGCCTGACGACTTTGCTTGGACTGACAAGCCCGAGACCACGCAAACCCTGATCGCGGCATTGCTCGGCTGCCCGGACATGGCCGTGCGCGACACGGTGGCCGCCAAACTGCGTGCCAGTGTCGCTCTTGGCGATTCGGCCGGATCGCAGGCCATGTTCCAGGTGGCCACCGGTGACGGAGCTGCCTTGACAGCACTGGCCACATGCAAGAGCGACATCCATCGCTCGTTCTGGCTGTACGTCAAGCACCCGGAACTGTTTGACCGTGCCGGTGATGTGGATCACTTCGAGCGCCAATCGGCCAACGCCCAGCAGCATGACTTGGGCGTCAAAACCATCCCCGACACATCGGATGCCGCCCTGGCCGCACTGCGCGCCGATGTTTCGGCCTTCTACCAGCGCGAGTTGCAGTGCGGTGACCGCAGCAAGGCCTACGTCATGGAGCGCAGCCCCGGCGTTTTCCTGCTGAGCGTCCACGTCAAGGACCTGTCGACGGTCCAATTGGAATTCCAGGGGGATGACCTCAAGCGCCGCGTCGGCAACCCCAACATCCACTCGGTGCTGGAGTACTCGACACGCACCGGCGTCACCCGCTCGCTGGTCAAGGGCGGGGCCAAATACCACCAGATGCTGCTCAAGGCGTTCGCCGAACATCTGCTGCACACAACTCTCGATGCGCAACGTTTGAAGGCACCGACGCTCGATTTGTCGGCGCTGCGGCTGGGATTTAATGTGCCGCAGGCGCAGACCGACGGCTTCAACGTGCTGCAGGTGAAATCGATCAGCCTGCTCAGCCCTGACAACCAGTTGAAGCTTGACTGCACGGCCATGGCGGCAAGCGAGCACCGCTGCGTCACCGACCTGCTGACTGAAAAGCTGCCGGGCCCGTTGTCGGAGAACTGGTTGGTCACCGCTGTGCAGATCAACCTGTACTACCCACCCGAGCCGGGCAAGTCGAAGGCGAAATTGGTGACCATCGAGATCACCCGCAAAGGGCGGCTGAATCTGCACAAGTTCGACGCGCCATTGCAGGCGCAGTTGGAGGGCTACCTGGTGGCTCTTGGCATTCTGACCAAGGGGCAGACGCTCAATGCGCAGGAGGTGACGATAGGGGATGGTCAGGATCTGCAACCCGCCTACCAGGACTGATCGATGTCGACCCACGTAGCGTGGTCGCTGGCCTGTCGACTGTTTCGGGGCGGCACGCCCATATTCCGAGGTGCGTTGTCACCAGCCGAGGTGACGGCCTGCGCCAGCCTGGGTGCAGCGATCAAGCCAACAGTCATCAGCCGCAACTTCGTGCTGTGCCCGTATTGCCAGCTGCAAAGCGGTCAGATCGTTGGTGACGGTAAAGGTGGACAGGTCTGCCAGTGCCCTGAATGCGGTCCCATCACGCTGACACCTGACGATCGGGCGGCGGTGATGTTGGACGAGGGGTGGCTGCGGTCAAAGCTGAGGATGGCCCTGGAAATCGAAAGCCGGGATGGCATCACCGACATTGCCGATGGTGTCTGGCGGTTGGGCGACGCACGGCGCTCGCCGGTGCTGCTGGCCAGGAGCCTGTACCGGCTGTGGTCCGACCCGTCCATCTTCGAGCGCGTCCGTATTGCCGGCGCCGAAATCCGGGTCATCGCGCCCAAGGCACCAGAGGTCCGTGGCAATCCGTTTGCGCTCGGCATTCAGTGGTTGCCGCTGGAGGAACGGTTCACGCTGTACGGCGGCGGGATTGCATTGATCGGATCAGATCCGTACCAGTCACCCATGATGGTGGCCGAGCCATGGGCCACGTACCTGGGCCCCTTCTCGGCAGACTTCAGGTGGGTATCGCTGGATGACTGGCCCCACGGTCCGATCCGCTGCACCGAAGGCCAGGCTGCCGTCTTCAAGGCGCTCTGGTCATTCAAGGGCGTCAAGGTCGACGCCGAGCGAGTGATGCTCAAAGCGGGCCAGGACAGCCAAAAGCCCAACGACCTCTTCAAGATCAAGAAAGAGAACAAGGGCAAGCCTGAGTACGAGGGACCGTTGCATGCGTACCGCACGCTGGTGAAGTCAACCCAGCGCCCCGGGGAGTACTGGATGCCGTGTGCCAGCGGCGCGAGCTGAGACAGAAATTTGGGATGCCAGACAGGCATTCCGCACGTACAACGAAAGGATCGAAATGGAAGACAAGAACCCCATCACGGCAAGCATCGATTGGTTGGTCGCGCAGGGCTTTGACCGCAAGCAGGCCACCAACATCTGCAAAGCCATCAAGGCGGACAGCCCGGAAAAACTCTGGGAGGACGCGCCAGCCTGGATCGAATGGTGTGGCAAGGTCAAGCGTGATCATGACTGCATCGTCATGCTGGCGGCCATGGGACTGACCACGGTGCGGATCGGCACAGGAGGCGTAGAGAACGATTTACGCATGGCGCTCGTCGAGGGCATTGAGTTGTCGCCAGAGATATCTGCGAAGGGCAACTGAAGCAGGCGAGCCAGCCTTATGTACCGCCCATCCAAGCCTTCTGGCGAATCCGAAAAATCGACACACGCATAAGCCCTTGTCGCACATAGCAATATGCGTGCGGTGTGGCGTAAAAGTTGGCGTCTCTTTACCAGAGAACAGAGGGCAGAAAAGGAGCGAACTGGCCGTCTCCGTGGTCCGCTCTGCCTGCCCCCGGCGCACGCAGAATGCGCCTGAACACCACGTGTTCTGCGGGACCCACCAACGAAAACGCCCAACCGAGAGAGGTTGGGCGCTGAATGGTGGTGGCCAAGGGCGGAATCGAACCACCGACACAAGGATTTTCAGTCCTCTGCTCTACCGACTGAGCTACTTGGCCAATCAAGCCAATGATTATACAATAATCTTGTGATTTTATGTAGTCTTATCTCATTGCCTGGTGTGCTATTTGTTTAATCCCCATCAATCACCAGCTTTACCACTACAAATGCTCCAGTAGCTAGTGGTTATTTCTTCGGGGTTTTCATCTCATAGCTGGAGCACACGGAGTATATTGTGTTCGTGTTGAAAATATTATACTTCTGAGCTCCCCCGCTTGAACTGCTTTTCAAGTGATTAGTTCAAGTGAGATAGCTTTCCACTTGTAAGCGTTGTTTAAACAGACAGTACTTGTTGTTTTATACTACTACTGTTGTATGAGGTAATGAAGAAATCCGTATTAACCGTGATAATGAAGTATTGCCATCCAGCCCATTATGTATAGTATCCGCCGCGTAGGCGTTATCACTTGAATCTGTGGATACTCAATGACATTGGTAGTGGTAGTGGTAGTGGTATTTATACTGCCAACCTCTAGTTGTTGTTTACCAAATCATACTCAACAGATGCCGACTTATATTTGATACATTGCCGCATCTCAACCTTAATTTAGTGATTGAATAGCTACAACACTAAAGAGTATTGAAATTGAGCTAACTATCCCATTAACACGTAGAAAAATAATCCCATTTGAATAAAATTAATTACGACACTAGCAGTATGTAACACATGGAATGTGGTTTGTTTTTGCTCATCTCTAGCCTTATTCACCATTGGAGTAATGACCCAGAGCGTGAAGAAAAATAGAGCAGCAACAATTAGAAGTAGGGATCTTACCACCAGGGTCGGCGTTAAAAATGCCGCCACTAGACTGACCAAACCTAAAAAAAAGTAGTATTTAGGAAAGAACTTTCTGACATAGACACCCGCCCACTCCTGAGGAAGATGTTTAAAAATGCCTGGCGCCACAGCTACCGAAAAAAATATCATAATACCTAAATTAGCCGAAACAAGATAATTCGTAATCATTTTTACCTCAACCCAGCATTTTCTGCTGTAACCAGTTCAATGGCGCTCCAATCTAAGGAGGCTCTATTTTTTTCTAAGGAAATCATAAATTTCGATAATAAAATATCCACTATCGGCATGGGAACTCTCGCCCTGTCCGATGCCAAATGCATTAAATTCACATCCTTGAGACCTAACTCTAACTTAAAGCCAGCGGGCTCATAGTTTCTTTGTGCAATAATTTTTCCATAATTTTGGTAAATAGGAACATTAAACAAAGTAGTTGTAATGAAATCGACAAATTGCTGCCTTGAAATATGGTTTTTTTCAAGTAAAGCCATGGATTCAGACAGTGCTTCCACCATAGAGAGAATCATAAAATTACCGGCAATTTTAATTAAATTTGCAGCAGATACCTGTTCACCAAAATCAAAAACCCCCTGTCCCATGGCTTCTAACACATTGTTTATTCCTTCTTTGGCAATGGGATCCCCTGACACCACCATCCATAATTTTTTGGCTAATGCCGCCTCGGGCCGACCAAACACTGGCGCAGAGACCAGAAAATGTTGATTCTTGTTATGCGCCTTTAAGAGTTCTTCTATCAGCTCAGGTGAAACGGTACTCATTGAAATATGTATGGCATCTTTTTTGGCGTTTTCAATGATTCCCTCACTACCATAACACACTGATTTCAACGCTTCGTCGTTTGACAGCATGGTGATAATGACATCCACATCTTTAATAGCCTCCTTGAGGACAGTAAAACCCTGAGCACCGAGGCTCTCCATCTCGTTGACTTTACTGGTGGTTCTATTAAATACATGGAGTTGATATCCTGCACTCTGCAGATTTTTTGCCATGGGCATACCCATACTGCCCAAACCGATGAATGCCACTTTTTTCATATTTCTTCCTTAAAGAGAGATTGACCTACTCCCCCACATTA from the Ferrovum sp. JA12 genome contains:
- a CDS encoding ImmA/IrrE family metallo-endopeptidase, with amino-acid sequence MSTGQALTGSIAANNIHKWMRAWHQGSAPDAIDLDLVRQMLPDTPYGQGVREIKAPMAHGLASCEGMLVRNPQDDTEWGIFFNGKSPAERQRFTIAHELGHFVLHRGQRPSFSCDKESVFSGADLLRNIEREADDFASNLLIPGDLLRDAISDRRIDLHILSALAKRFQVSFESLCIRFIKFTPQRAILVYWDNGFAKYEWRSSSAIKTRARIRRTDDPQEPLPETLAADPDIAQEWNGIDMPADVWCPDESADITLTEFKHTYGARDRILSLLLLESAAPRSWDRSWQDEETVDSFDQFGSHGSGRA
- a CDS encoding helix-turn-helix domain-containing protein; the encoded protein is MASAFGARLRRLREAKGLTLQQVADAVGCTKAYIWELEMKEGQRPSAERVRGLAKVLGVTMEDVMGEPLQAVPEASPEDVQFFREYAGMTDEEKDRYRQLLQIAFPDKGKSGD
- a CDS encoding DUF4149 domain-containing protein, whose translation is MITNYLVSANLGIMIFFSVAVAPGIFKHLPQEWAGVYVRKFFPKYYFFLGLVSLVAAFLTPTLVVRSLLLIVAALFFFTLWVITPMVNKARDEQKQTTFHVLHTASVVINFIQMGLFFYVLMG
- a CDS encoding NAD(P)-dependent oxidoreductase, whose amino-acid sequence is MKKVAFIGLGSMGMPMAKNLQSAGYQLHVFNRTTSKVNEMESLGAQGFTVLKEAIKDVDVIITMLSNDEALKSVCYGSEGIIENAKKDAIHISMSTVSPELIEELLKAHNKNQHFLVSAPVFGRPEAALAKKLWMVVSGDPIAKEGINNVLEAMGQGVFDFGEQVSAANLIKIAGNFMILSMVEALSESMALLEKNHISRQQFVDFITTTLFNVPIYQNYGKIIAQRNYEPAGFKLELGLKDVNLMHLASDRARVPMPIVDILLSKFMISLEKNRASLDWSAIELVTAENAGLR